The Trueperaceae bacterium genomic interval GGACATGCGAGGCATCGGCGGTCAGGGCGACGACCGCAACCCGAACCAGGACACGCAGTACCGTGGCCGTAACCACACGCTGTTCATCGACCCCAACGCGAAGCAGGAAGGGGCCACCATACCAGACGGCATGGTCGGCGAGTACTGGGGCCCGTGTCAGTGGCACAGCGATGGCTCCTGGGCGCTCCTGCCGATCGGGTTCAGCGCCAACTACGACGCCACCAAGGACGAGTTCGTGGTCTACCTGTTCGTATGGCAGGACACCACCTCGGTCAACCGCTACGGCATCCCCGTGGCGCCCCAGGTCGAACTCTTCCGCGACTGGCTCGACGGGGCGACGTTCGATGTGCAGGTCCGGCGGTAGGAGGCCGAAGGGCGTGAGGCGCCGGCGCGGCAGCCGGGAGGTTGCTTGAACGGCCGGCGCCCACCGACCGGTGGTACCAGATCTCGTCGCCGTCGGTTTCGACCACGACACCTTCTTGCGGCGTGGCGGCGTCGCTGGCCGCCCGGGGGTGCGGTCGGGACCTCCACCCCGCCCGGGTAAGAGGGCTGTAAGAGTGGCCGAGGTAGAACAGCGAACGTCGTGAACGCCGCCTCCGCCAGCCGCCAGGACGCCCAGGCCCCCGCGCCGCTCTGCCCCGCCTGCGGCGCGCCCGTGGTGAGCATCGACACGAGCGTCGAGGTCAAGTACCGCGTCCACTACGCCATCACGGCCCAGGACCTCGAGGTCATCTGCGAGCAGGTGGGTGACAGCGGTTGGGACGAGGAGACGACGGCCGAGTGCGACGCCTGCGGCTGGCACGGCACCGTCGGCGACCTCCTGGCGGGGCGGTGACCCCTCCCTTCATCGACCTCGTGCCGAACCCCTAGAGCGCGAACAGGGGTGGCGCGAGGCCCTCGCCGAGGTGTAACCTGCAGGTCCGCCGCGGCGCCGCGTGGGCAGCCGGGCACCACCGAGGCGATGTAGCTCAGCTGGTGAGAGCGCACGACTCATAATCGTGAGGTCGACGGTTCGATCCCGTCCATCGCTACCACGCTCAGGACGCGGTCCCGCGAGGGGCCGCGTCCGTCGCTCTGGGGCGGCGAGGCCGCGGGCGCTGCCGGGCAAGTGCATTGTTCTACGCTCGGCCCGAGCGGCTGCTGCTAGAGTGAAACCCATGCTCGAGCCGTCCCTCGACCTCTACGGTTCCACCTACGACACCGTGGACGGCATCCTGCGCGAGCTTCTCGCCAGGAGCCGGGCCAGGTACGCTCTGATCATCGACCACAAGGGGTTCGTGCTGATGCACGCCCGCGCGTTGTGGGCGCCGAAGCCGCCGTCGTTCGACTCGTTCGCCACGCTGGTGGCCTCCAACTACGCCGCCAACCGCGCCATCGCCCACCTGTTCGGCGAGGACGGCTTCAAGGAGACGGTGCAGCAGGGCGCTGAGGTCGGCACCTACATCGAGGAGCTGGGCGCCGAGGCGCTGCTGGTCACGGTGTTCGACACCTCGGCGCAGCTCGGCCGCGTCAAGATCGCCACGAAGCACGCCGCCGACGCGGTGCGGGCGGCGCTGGAGGGCGCCACGGAGGCTCCCCCGACCGTCGAGTTCGACGCCGAGTTCCAGCAGGGCGCGGCGGCGCTCCTCGACGGGCTGTTCGGTACGAGGCAAGGATGAGCACGATCAACTTCTCGGCCCGCGAGATCAACTTCAAGATCGTCTATTACGGGCCGGGCCTGTCGGGCAAGACCACCAACCTGAAGCAGATCTACCAGGAGGTGCCGGCGGAGTCGAAGGGCGAGATGGTCTCGCTCGCCACCGAGGACGAGCGCACGCTCTTCTTCGACTTCCTGCCCCTGGACCTGGGCAAGGTGAACGGCTTCAAGACGCGCTTCCACCTTTACACCGTGCCGGGGCAGGTCTTCTACAACTCGTCGCGCAAGCTGATCTTGCGCGGCGTTGACGGCGTCGTGTTCGTCGCCGACTCGAGCCCGGCGCGGCTTCGCGCCAACGCGGAGAGCCTGAGGAACCTGCGGGAGAACCTGCAGGAGTACAACATGCGCATCTCCGACGTGCCACTCGTGATCCAGGCGAACAAGCGCGACCTGCCGGACGCCCTCGACATGGACATGCTGCGGGCGGTGCTCGACCCGCAGGGCAAGATCCCGATGTTCGAGGCGGTGGCCGCCAAGTTCGAGGGCGTGTTCGAGCCCCTGCGGGGCGTGGCCACCATGGTGTTGGAGAAGCTGGCCCAGCGCGCCTGAGGGCCGGCCGGCCTTGTCGTAACGCCCCATCTGGACGGGAAAACCGCCAGGTGGTGCGTGATATGGTCGGGCGATGAAGCGCACACCCCTGTTCACGACGCACGAGGAGCTCGGCGCCCGTATGGTCGAGTTCGCCGGCTACACCATGCCACTCCACTACCAGACGGGCATCAACCAGGAGCACCTGGCGGTGCGCCAGGGCGTTGGGCTGTTCGACGTCTCGCACATGGGCGAGATCCGCGTCATCGGCGCGGGCGCGACGGCGTTCCTGCAGTGGGCCACCCTCAACGACCCGGGCCGCCTCAGGCCGGGGCGCGGCCAGTACAACATGCTCCAGAACGACAGCGGCGGCCTGGTCGACGACCTCTTCGTGTACCGCGACGGCCCCGACGACTACCTGGTGGTCGCGAACGCGGCCAACACCGCCGCCGTGCTCTCCCACCTCGTGGCGCTGGCGGACGGGCACGACTGTCACGTGATGGACGAGTCCGACGCCGTTGCGCTCCTCGCCCTGCAGGGGCCCGGGGCGCCCATGTTGCTCGGACAGCTCGTCGAGGTCGACCTGAGTCAGGTGAAGCGCAACGCCACGGTCGACGCCACCCTCTCCGGTATCCCGGCGCGCCTCAGCCGCACCGGTTACACGGGCGAGGACGGCTTCGAGCTGTTCCTGCGTCCCACCGACGCGGTGGCCGTCTGGCACATGCTCGTGCAGGCCGGCGCCACCCCGTGCGGGCTGGGCGCGCGCGACACCCTGCGGCTGGAGGCGGGCTTCCCCCTCTACGGGCACGAGCTGACGGAGACGTCCAACCCGCTGTGCACGCCGTTCGCCTGGGTGGTCAAGGACAAGCCGTTCTACGGCCGCGACGCCATGTGGGCCCCCGAGTGCGGCCGCGTCCTCGTGGGCGTGCGCCTCGACGACCGCGGGGTGCCGCGGCAGGGGTACCGGGTCCTGGCCGAGGGCGGGCGCGTGGTCGGCGAGGTCACGTCCGGCGCCCTCTCCCCCCTCACGCGCGAGGGCATCGGCTTCGCGTGGGTGGAGCGCGAACTGGCCGCGCCCGGCACCCGGCTGGCCGTCGAGATCCGTGGCGTCGGCGCCCCGGCGCGGGTGGTAAACCCGCCGTTCCACGGGGCATGATGCACGAGGAGAGCCCGCGCCGGAGCAGCGCGGTCGAGGAGACGAGATGAAGACACCAGAGGAACTCCGTTACGCCGCCACGCACGAGTGGGTCCGCCGCGAGGACGAGGCCGTGACCGTCGGCATCACCGACTTCGCGCAGGACCAGCTCGGCGACGTCGTGTTCGTCGAGCTGCCGGAGGCGGGCCGGCGCGTCGCGAAGGGCGAGCAGGTAGCCGTGATCGAATCGGTCAAGACGGCCTCCGACATCTACGCCCCCGTCAGCGGCGTCATCGTCGAGGCCAACGGGGCGCTCGAGGGCACGCCCGAGCTGATCAACGACCAACCGTACGGCAGGGGGTGGCTGTTCCGCATCGAGATGGCCGACGACGCGGAGCTCGACGCCCTGCTCGACGCCGACGCCTACCAGAAGAGCGCCCTCGAGGAGGGCTGAGTGCGCTACATCCCCCACACGGCGGAGGACGTCGCGCGGGCCCTCGCCAAGGTCGGCGCGCCCTCCATCGACAGCCTCTTCGCCGACCTGCCAGAGGCGCTGCGCGACCCTCCCATCGACATCCCGGC includes:
- a CDS encoding roadblock/LC7 domain-containing protein, coding for MLEPSLDLYGSTYDTVDGILRELLARSRARYALIIDHKGFVLMHARALWAPKPPSFDSFATLVASNYAANRAIAHLFGEDGFKETVQQGAEVGTYIEELGAEALLVTVFDTSAQLGRVKIATKHAADAVRAALEGATEAPPTVEFDAEFQQGAAALLDGLFGTRQG
- a CDS encoding gliding-motility protein MglA gives rise to the protein MSTINFSAREINFKIVYYGPGLSGKTTNLKQIYQEVPAESKGEMVSLATEDERTLFFDFLPLDLGKVNGFKTRFHLYTVPGQVFYNSSRKLILRGVDGVVFVADSSPARLRANAESLRNLRENLQEYNMRISDVPLVIQANKRDLPDALDMDMLRAVLDPQGKIPMFEAVAAKFEGVFEPLRGVATMVLEKLAQRA
- the gcvH gene encoding glycine cleavage system protein GcvH, which produces MKTPEELRYAATHEWVRREDEAVTVGITDFAQDQLGDVVFVELPEAGRRVAKGEQVAVIESVKTASDIYAPVSGVIVEANGALEGTPELINDQPYGRGWLFRIEMADDAELDALLDADAYQKSALEEG
- the gcvT gene encoding glycine cleavage system aminomethyltransferase GcvT → MKRTPLFTTHEELGARMVEFAGYTMPLHYQTGINQEHLAVRQGVGLFDVSHMGEIRVIGAGATAFLQWATLNDPGRLRPGRGQYNMLQNDSGGLVDDLFVYRDGPDDYLVVANAANTAAVLSHLVALADGHDCHVMDESDAVALLALQGPGAPMLLGQLVEVDLSQVKRNATVDATLSGIPARLSRTGYTGEDGFELFLRPTDAVAVWHMLVQAGATPCGLGARDTLRLEAGFPLYGHELTETSNPLCTPFAWVVKDKPFYGRDAMWAPECGRVLVGVRLDDRGVPRQGYRVLAEGGRVVGEVTSGALSPLTREGIGFAWVERELAAPGTRLAVEIRGVGAPARVVNPPFHGA